Proteins from a genomic interval of Ghiorsea bivora:
- a CDS encoding Mur ligase family protein, translating to MNLHIQPQLLSDLVSGLGVYSQDMMVTRICDDTRQLQAGDAFLCMPRVQDKDALIAQALAQGASIVIVIGELEQRLPLVCACLPDMTAAGKMLRRWFATESAQVPCIGITGTDGKTSTAWMLREVLALHFGSAWSCGTLGWMKSKDNITDLGNTTPSLMNLHRIYALACQQNIGALVLEVSSHGITQERIAALPFTAAIWTTLGQDHLEDHGSFDAYLACKASFVKHVVEQQGVAVCNADYPLIQQALGQVQGAVYWYGQDAADICWTRENTAVCFAVQQEKVCLNHVPVADFHAENLAAVVLLMQSLFEVPLATFSAWDGQISTPMGRLEPVNDEAVVFIDYAHTAEGLKRCLQSARDLTEEQLLLVFGCGGDRDKGKRPLMGEVAVTYADQCWLTADNPRSEKQEDIARDVLQGMGDVQDKVHIVHDRAQAIAQAVASLACGDVLVIAGKGHESYMEIEGEKLPWSDKAQALAAMKQFGVVPCA from the coding sequence ATGAATCTTCATATACAGCCGCAATTACTTTCTGATTTGGTATCAGGTTTGGGTGTATATTCGCAAGATATGATGGTGACCCGTATTTGTGATGATACGCGTCAATTACAGGCAGGGGATGCTTTTTTGTGTATGCCTCGCGTGCAAGATAAAGATGCCTTGATTGCACAAGCGCTGGCACAGGGTGCAAGTATTGTGATTGTGATAGGGGAGCTAGAACAGCGTTTACCCCTTGTTTGTGCTTGTCTACCCGATATGACGGCGGCTGGGAAAATGTTGCGCCGTTGGTTTGCAACAGAGTCAGCGCAAGTACCATGTATTGGTATCACAGGTACGGATGGAAAAACCAGCACAGCTTGGATGCTGCGCGAAGTATTGGCGCTACATTTCGGCTCGGCATGGTCTTGCGGTACATTGGGTTGGATGAAGTCGAAAGATAATATTACAGATTTGGGCAATACCACGCCCTCATTGATGAATTTACATCGTATTTATGCGTTGGCATGCCAACAAAATATTGGGGCTTTGGTATTGGAAGTTTCATCACATGGTATTACACAAGAGCGCATTGCAGCGTTGCCGTTTACGGCGGCAATTTGGACAACCTTAGGTCAGGATCATTTGGAAGATCATGGTAGTTTTGATGCATATTTGGCTTGCAAGGCAAGTTTTGTGAAACATGTTGTGGAACAGCAAGGTGTTGCGGTTTGTAATGCAGACTACCCTTTGATTCAACAAGCTTTGGGGCAAGTGCAAGGGGCTGTGTATTGGTATGGTCAAGATGCTGCTGATATATGCTGGACACGAGAAAATACAGCGGTGTGTTTTGCGGTGCAGCAAGAAAAAGTGTGTTTGAACCATGTGCCTGTTGCAGACTTTCATGCAGAAAATTTAGCGGCAGTTGTGTTGCTGATGCAATCATTATTTGAAGTACCTTTGGCAACTTTTTCAGCTTGGGATGGTCAAATCAGTACACCCATGGGTCGCCTTGAACCGGTGAACGATGAAGCTGTTGTATTTATTGATTATGCACATACAGCAGAAGGTTTGAAGCGGTGTTTACAAAGTGCGCGTGATTTAACAGAAGAACAGTTGTTATTGGTGTTTGGCTGTGGTGGCGACAGAGATAAAGGTAAACGCCCACTGATGGGTGAGGTGGCAGTGACTTATGCTGATCAATGTTGGTTAACCGCTGACAATCCACGTAGCGAGAAGCAGGAAGATATTGCTAGGGATGTGTTACAAGGCATGGGTGATGTCCAAGATAAAGTGCATATTGTTCATGATAGAGCGCAAGCCATTGCGCAGGCTGTTGCATCACTGGCTTGTGGTGATGTATTGGTGATTGCGGGTAAAGGGCATGAGTCATATATGGAAATTGAAGGTGAAAAACTGCCATGGAGCGATAAGGCACAAGCTTTGGCAGCGATGAAACAATTCGGAGTGGTACCATGCGCTTGA
- a CDS encoding penicillin-binding transpeptidase domain-containing protein, whose amino-acid sequence MRQKRMVEPQVVEHRRIDVVIGLVILGLSLMVIRAVDLQWLQADDLSVQADNQRIRQYDVDAPRGPILDRTGRVLSESVEMPSIAAIASDIKTEDLPALAKALDMPLHQLKQRIGKRKGFVWLSRRVAPQTAKAVQALDLAGVRIEKEWRRYHPFGPETGHLVGFVGTDNHGLEGLELAFNSKLSGKPGRVQLRRAANGYSLPGSTWLKKPVMGESLKLNLDVSVQSIAYSALANGIAKTGAKGGSVVIMNPHNGHVLAMTSWPGFNPNSFGKYRPKDWRNRVVTDVFEPGSVLKPFTVAAALSTGQYTMDSLIYCENGKFTVADKTIKDDHPEGWIDLRKLLVVSSNIGAAKLALDIGKEDLNRVLTDVGFHHKTGIGLGGESAGILPPVQKWGPVETANIAFGQGVAVTPIQLAAAFSVFANGGIYYPPQLVQEGQPVKGRQVVSERVARDVLSMLADVTKSGGTGTKAVPLGYTVAGKTGTAQKPNGKGGYSKDKFTAVFAGLVPAEAPELVIVVVLDEPESSIYGGSTAAPVFKQIAAAALPVLGIAPTMDSNPSDWKVMQASVQRPTVAEHMQSLYGLSLREVRRFALLNDIQLRVHGEGWVVKSEPVVLQGLEAGDALEVWLRE is encoded by the coding sequence ATGAGACAAAAGCGTATGGTTGAGCCGCAAGTCGTAGAGCATCGCCGTATTGATGTGGTGATAGGTTTGGTGATTTTGGGATTGTCATTAATGGTGATTCGAGCCGTAGATTTACAATGGCTGCAAGCTGATGATTTATCGGTACAAGCGGATAATCAGAGAATACGTCAGTATGATGTCGATGCGCCGCGCGGGCCTATTCTGGATCGTACGGGGCGTGTTTTATCTGAAAGTGTGGAGATGCCATCTATTGCGGCTATTGCCTCGGATATTAAGACGGAAGATTTGCCCGCGTTGGCGAAAGCTTTGGATATGCCGCTGCATCAATTAAAACAACGCATTGGTAAGCGAAAAGGTTTTGTTTGGTTGTCTAGGCGTGTTGCGCCGCAAACAGCTAAAGCTGTGCAAGCATTGGATTTGGCAGGTGTGCGTATTGAGAAAGAATGGCGCAGGTATCATCCGTTTGGTCCAGAAACAGGACATTTGGTTGGTTTCGTGGGTACGGATAATCATGGTTTAGAAGGTTTGGAGTTGGCATTTAATAGTAAGCTGTCTGGCAAACCAGGACGGGTACAATTGCGTAGGGCAGCCAATGGTTATAGTTTACCTGGAAGCACGTGGTTAAAAAAACCTGTGATGGGTGAGTCTTTAAAACTCAATCTTGATGTGAGTGTGCAAAGTATTGCTTACTCAGCATTGGCAAATGGTATAGCGAAGACAGGTGCCAAGGGCGGTTCTGTTGTGATTATGAACCCGCATAATGGGCATGTGTTGGCAATGACCAGCTGGCCTGGATTTAACCCGAATTCGTTTGGTAAATATAGACCCAAAGATTGGCGCAACCGTGTAGTTACCGATGTATTTGAGCCAGGTTCAGTGCTTAAACCATTTACCGTGGCAGCGGCATTATCAACGGGTCAGTATACCATGGACTCTTTGATTTATTGTGAGAATGGTAAGTTTACCGTAGCTGATAAAACCATTAAAGATGATCACCCTGAGGGTTGGATTGACTTGCGTAAGTTGTTAGTGGTGTCGAGTAATATTGGTGCTGCAAAACTTGCATTGGACATTGGTAAAGAAGATTTAAACCGTGTGCTCACAGACGTGGGTTTTCATCATAAAACAGGTATAGGTTTGGGTGGTGAGTCGGCAGGTATTTTGCCCCCTGTGCAGAAGTGGGGGCCCGTTGAAACGGCAAATATTGCGTTTGGGCAAGGTGTTGCTGTAACACCAATTCAACTTGCAGCGGCATTTTCAGTGTTTGCCAATGGTGGTATATATTATCCACCGCAGTTGGTTCAAGAAGGACAACCTGTAAAAGGGCGCCAAGTGGTTTCTGAGCGGGTTGCTCGTGATGTATTGTCCATGTTGGCAGATGTGACAAAGTCAGGTGGTACGGGTACAAAAGCCGTACCTTTGGGATATACGGTGGCAGGAAAAACGGGTACTGCGCAAAAACCCAATGGGAAAGGTGGTTACTCCAAGGATAAGTTTACTGCTGTGTTTGCAGGTTTAGTGCCTGCTGAAGCACCAGAATTGGTGATTGTTGTGGTCTTGGATGAGCCTGAAAGCAGTATTTACGGTGGTTCAACCGCAGCGCCTGTGTTTAAACAAATTGCGGCAGCAGCTTTGCCTGTGCTGGGCATTGCCCCCACAATGGACAGCAATCCTTCAGACTGGAAAGTCATGCAGGCCAGTGTGCAACGACCAACGGTAGCTGAGCATATGCAATCGCTTTATGGCTTGTCACTGCGAGAGGTTCGCCGCTTTGCTTTGCTTAATGATATTCAGTTGCGTGTACATGGTGAGGGCTGGGTTGTAAAAAGTGAACCTGTTGTGTTGCAAGGTTTAGAAGCTGGTGATGCGTTGGAGGTGTGGCTTCGTGAATGA
- a CDS encoding cell division protein FtsL encodes MLRHGVMIPLLLILIGVLSAGQVWLSHLRVAVAQQVSSAQQEQRIVQQDVQNLKLEIASLMRPNMLRRLAHDELGMQAPTPMQVVRP; translated from the coding sequence ATGTTAAGACATGGGGTAATGATACCGTTATTACTTATATTGATTGGTGTGTTGTCTGCAGGGCAGGTGTGGTTATCACACTTGCGTGTTGCCGTTGCGCAGCAGGTTTCCAGTGCACAGCAGGAGCAACGGATTGTACAGCAAGATGTACAGAATTTAAAATTGGAAATAGCAAGTTTGATGCGCCCGAATATGCTGCGCCGATTGGCACATGATGAGCTGGGTATGCAAGCACCTACACCCATGCAGGTGGTTCGGCCATGA